The region CAGCGCCTCTTCCTGCATCTGCTGCTGCTGCTCGTCCTCGTCGGGCTGGATCTCGCCTTCTCGCGCGTGGAACCGGTGCGGCGGCGGCTGCCGTCGCTGCTGGGGCCGCACGGCCTCGGCTTCCAGCACAAGCTGCTGTTCTACTTCCTCATCGTCGCCATGCTGCCCGTCCTGCTCACCGGGCTGCTGGCCAGCCGGCAGCTGCGCGCGGAGCAGGACGGGGCCAGCCTGCGCACCAGCCTCGAGCGCGTGCGCGCGGCCCAGCGCTCGCTCGAAAACCGCGTGCGCCAGGAGGCGCGCGATCTGGCGGCGAGCGAGTACGTGCGCAACTTCATCGTGCCCGACTTCCCGACCACGGTGCGCGACATCGGCAGCCTCGAGCACAACCGGCTGATGATCTTCAACGGCGCCGGCGAGCTGCTCCTCGACGAGAGCCTGCGCAACTGGCAGCCCGCCCAGGTGGACTCCTTTCTCGCGGTCGTGCCGCCCGGGCGCGTGGTCTACGAGCGCGAGGGTCGCCGCGTGCACGCCGGCATCCTGTTGCCGATGGAGATCTGGCATCGCGAGCGGCGCATCGCCTTCACCGTCTACTATCGGCTCCAGGTGGACGCTTCCCTCCTCGACGGCCTCGGCGAGGTGGTGGGGGGAGGGCTGAACCTCTACAGCGCGGGCTCGCTGCTCTACGCCGATCGCCCGGAGCTCTTCGGCCTCGGCTATCAGTCGCCGATGCTGGATCCGGCCACGGTGCGCGCCCTCGCCGACGGCCGCGCCGGGGCGCGCCAGGATCTCGCGCATGCGGGCGGCCTGCGGCTGGGTCGGGCGACGCTGCCGCTCGCGGACGCCCGCGACCGACCGCTCGCCCTGCTGTCGAGCGTCGAAGTCGCCGGCCTCGCCGGGCCGGCGGTGGGACTCGGCGAGAGCGCATCGCTCATCTTCAGCATGATCGCGCTCCTGATGATCCTCGCCCTGCTGCTGGGCAGCTTCCTGGCCGGGCGGGTCTTCCTGCCCGTTCGCCGCCTGCAGCTCGCCGTGCGGCGACTGAGCGCCGGCGACCTGGCGGCGCGCCTGCCCGCCGGGGGCGCCGACGAGATCGGCGAGCTGATGACGAGCTTTAACCGCATGGCCGAGGGGCTCCAGGCCACGCGGAGCGAGCTTGAGCAGCGCCGGCGCTTCCTGGAGAGCGTGCTCGAGAACGTCGCCAGCGGCGTGCTCGCCCTCGACGGGGCCGGCCGCCTCGTCTCGGCCAATGCCGCCGCGCGGCGCCTGCTCGCGCTGGAGGACGAGCGGCTCGAGGGCCTGTCGCTCGCGGCGTTGGCCGCGCTCGCGCCCGCCGCGGACGGCCTCGACCGCGGCGCGCTCTTTCGGCATCTCGCCGCGCACCCGGGGGGCCTGCGCGGGCTGGCCTGCGAGCTGCGCCTGCAGGCCGCCGAAGGCGCGCGCACGCTGCGCCTGGCCGACGCCGATCCGACCGGCGAGCGCGTGGTGGTCTTCACGGACGTCAGCGAGCTGATCCGCAGCCAGAAGCTCGCCGCCTGGAGCGAGATGGCCCGCCAGGTGGCGCACGAGATCAAGAACCCGCTCACGCCGATCAAGCTCTCCGCGCAGATGATGGAGCGCGCCTGGCGCGATCGGCGCGAGGACTTCGACGGCATTCTCGGCGAGAGCCTGGCCAGCATCGACGAACAGGTGGAGATCTTGAGAAGGATCGCCCAAGAGTTCAGTCAGTTCGGACGCCGCGCCGAGTTGAGTCTGGAACCCGTGGACCTGGGCGGCCTGCTCGCGGAGATCCTCGCGCCCTACCGCGACACCCTGCAGGTGGACTGGCAAGGACCGACGGCGCTCACCGTGCGCGCCGACCGCGAGGCTCTGCGCAAGGTGCTGCTCAACCTGGTCGAGAACGCGCGGGAGGCCATGGAAGGAGCGGGCCGGCTCGAGGTCGCCCTCGCCGGCGATTCCGAAGGCGGTGGCGAACTCGCGCTGCGCGATCACGGCAGCGGCATTCCCGAGGAGGCGCTCGGCCGCCTCTTCGAGCCCTACTTCAGCACGAAGACCCGAGGGACCGGCCTCGGGCTCGCGATCAGCGCGCAGCTGGTCGAGGAGATGGGCGGCCGCCTGCGCCTGGAAAACCACCCGGGCGGCGGGGCTGTCGCCAGGCTCGCGCTGCCACCCGCCTGATCGTCTGGCGGCGCGAGCGGTCGTGCGCTATCATCGGGCTGACCACTGAGAACCTCAGCCGGGAGGGACGGCGTGCAGTTCATCCTGCGCCTTCTGATCACGGCCTGCACGATCTTCGGCGTTGCCTACCTGTCCGAGGGCCGGCTCGTCGCCGTCGACAGCTTCTGGCCGACGGCGGTGCTCGCCGCGCTCGTGCTGGGCCTGGCCAACGCGGTCGTCAAGCCCGTCGTCAAGTTGCTGACGCTGCCGATCACCTGTCTCACGCTCGGGCTCTTCCTGCTGGTGATCAATGCCGGCATGCTCTACCTGGTCGACTGGGTCGTGCCTGGCTTTCGGACCGTGGGCTTCCTGCCGACCGTGCTGGCCTCGCTGGTGATCGCGTTCATCAGCGGCATCGGCGGCAAGCTCGTCGACCGCGATGACAAGCGACGCGATCGCGACTAGAGCGGCGGCCGGTCCGCCGGCCGCACTGGGGGGGCATGAATCCGGTCCTCGCGACAGTTCTCGGGAGCCTCGCCGGCGCCGCCGTCCTGGTGGCCGCGGCGCTGCTGGTGCGGGTGCTGCTGCAGCTCCAGGCGCTGATCCGGCGCCTCGAGCGCAGCGCCGAGTACATCGAGGCGCGACAGCCGCAGGTCGATCGCCTTCTGGACGGACTGGAAGCGGAGCTTGCCGAGTTGCGCGGCGTCACCGAGAAGGCGAACCGCATTGCGAGCACCGTCGACGGCGTGACCGGCGAGCTGGGCGCCGCGCTGCAGCCGGCCGTCCGTCAGGTCGGCAATCTCGCCCAAGGACTGCGCGCCCTGCGCGCGGCGAGCGACAAGGCCCTCGGCCAGGGCAAGGATGCTCTCGCCAAGGCGGCCGCCGAGGCGCGCGACGCCTTCCGCCGCGAGCAGGACCGGGGGTAGTCGTCACGCGGCCCTCTCGCCACTCGCGCCGCGCGCATGCTACACTGGAGATCATGGCCAGCAACGACAGCGGGAATCTCGTCGTCGTCGACCTGGGCTACAACGAGGTACCCTGCGAGCCAGGGCACTGGTTCACCTTCAACTGCACCGGCAGTCTCCCCGGCGGTTGCGACTGCATGTACTCCAACGCCGTCGAGGACGCCACCTGGGGTCAGATCAAGGCGCTGTACTGAGACACCCCGCAGCTTACGAGCGAACGCCCGTCGGCTCCCGCCGGCGGGCGTTTGCGTTGTGCGCCAGCTTGCTGTGCAGACTAGTCCGGAGAGGGTGGCAGAAGCGCCGCCAAGATGCGCTCGCGCTGGGCGGGGTCCGGGAAGTCATGGCCGTAGAAACGCAGGAAGAGCGCACGGCGCGGCTCCTCGCCGGGCGGGAGGCCGGCGAGCACGAGTGCGCGCGCCGTGTCGAAGAGACTGCTCGCCATGCGCAGGCGCTCCTCGGGGGTCAGCGCCATGATTTGGCGCCGGTAGATTTCC is a window of bacterium DNA encoding:
- a CDS encoding HAMP domain-containing protein, with translation MPLSRRHWGRALLVTLLLAGRSAAAQTEAWTRHSESALAAAGEALTAQIDLALAGLAKRGERLSQAAPAALPDAASAFAFLERSLGPAPTLAGLPLGVQLLRGDEPLAWLGHPIPPDEERATAGPALGSFGVYRFLSLRGPLGGTGLDWLLDLPLAPRLPGGGGGLPTLLAAPAGLDLRVLPPESPPASAPGAPGWRSGPSESPGSLQGPLQRWTLSAGGRELLEIQLQAPAAPSFARATAAARRAWLGLVAALLIVAVGLILRWRGRRLRPGGLDLPLRALFLSLWVLALRLVLRWGELPALWLGGRFWSARDFALDVPGGVFASPGEFLISALAALLLLVLVLRPYLRPEAEREGDEPARTSADGAGPLAQAFALLAPLAGVLAAWRFAAWVYANTAPALLGAEGLSSLRLVGFDVALFLAEVFLLCLFLVPAHFAWRRLPERRLLRLGGGLLLVLAVGALAGLAVALTLALILPVAWGFRRAAARLTGLLAHAVLVILAATLLIEGAQETARRELRADLAVRGAGAAAGRESLWLPQQVEETLLGLGREPGLRRDLPRGRGGDAWLALAAWQSADLDALGERGALELYDARGRLRSRYQRGIELAEPPRRPSLSGERADLSLSVQPGVTVVGADSLRFVEGELALVAPDGRPLGWVMLRLREGWPADAALLAPASTAQRLLAGAQRLFLHLLLLLVLVGLDLAFSRVEPVRRRLPSLLGPHGLGFQHKLLFYFLIVAMLPVLLTGLLASRQLRAEQDGASLRTSLERVRAAQRSLENRVRQEARDLAASEYVRNFIVPDFPTTVRDIGSLEHNRLMIFNGAGELLLDESLRNWQPAQVDSFLAVVPPGRVVYEREGRRVHAGILLPMEIWHRERRIAFTVYYRLQVDASLLDGLGEVVGGGLNLYSAGSLLYADRPELFGLGYQSPMLDPATVRALADGRAGARQDLAHAGGLRLGRATLPLADARDRPLALLSSVEVAGLAGPAVGLGESASLIFSMIALLMILALLLGSFLAGRVFLPVRRLQLAVRRLSAGDLAARLPAGGADEIGELMTSFNRMAEGLQATRSELEQRRRFLESVLENVASGVLALDGAGRLVSANAAARRLLALEDERLEGLSLAALAALAPAADGLDRGALFRHLAAHPGGLRGLACELRLQAAEGARTLRLADADPTGERVVVFTDVSELIRSQKLAAWSEMARQVAHEIKNPLTPIKLSAQMMERAWRDRREDFDGILGESLASIDEQVEILRRIAQEFSQFGRRAELSLEPVDLGGLLAEILAPYRDTLQVDWQGPTALTVRADREALRKVLLNLVENAREAMEGAGRLEVALAGDSEGGGELALRDHGSGIPEEALGRLFEPYFSTKTRGTGLGLAISAQLVEEMGGRLRLENHPGGGAVARLALPPA
- a CDS encoding phage holin family protein translates to MQFILRLLITACTIFGVAYLSEGRLVAVDSFWPTAVLAALVLGLANAVVKPVVKLLTLPITCLTLGLFLLVINAGMLYLVDWVVPGFRTVGFLPTVLASLVIAFISGIGGKLVDRDDKRRDRD